The Lepus europaeus isolate LE1 chromosome 5, mLepTim1.pri, whole genome shotgun sequence genome includes the window ACCTGCTGCTCTCACCCCGACTTTCCATCTCCTGCCTCCTAGTCTGTTCCTCTGACAAACGAATTGCCTGTGAGGAGGAGTTTTCTGACTCCGATGAGGAGGGAGAGGGCGGGCGCAAGAATTCTTCCAACTTCAAGAAAGCCAAGAGAGTCAAAACAgaagatgaaaaagagaaagatgccGAAGAGAAGAAAGGTAGGTCCGGATGTCCTGCACTGGGGTCTCAGCCCACGCCCTGCCACACCTGCAGGGCTCTCAGGggctcccagcagcagcagggcccaCAATGCAGTGGCTCTCACATACCACCCAAGCACTTTTCCCAGCACTCACCCCAGTTTCCCAGGGGGCTGCCTCCGCCCACCAAGCtctggctggggcaggctggaaaACCGGTTCAACCTGTCTGTTTTCAGCAGGGCTCACTGGGAGGGCCTGGGATGGGCTTTTCTCTTGTTCTAAGTCCAGTAAGCCATAGTGCTGGGAGGGGGTTTTGGGGTAAAGACCGCACGGGTCTTTCCAGAGGGGCTGCCCTTGGTCATTCCTGCACTTTTACGTTCTAGAAGTCGCAGAAGAGGAGAAAACGAAGgaggagaagccagaagccaaagggTGAGGAAGGAGCTGTCTGTCCGCCATCTCCCTGGCATTGGAGCATCAGCCCCTTTGTCCCGCTGCTCTGAGAGGGAAGGCGCAGGGACAGCTGGTCCCACTTACAAAGGCCTCTTTCAGGGACAGTCTGTCCGTCTCTGCAGCTCTAGGCAGAGCTAAGAAGCCCCAGCCCCCGGCAGTcacctgggcagcctggggcctgaGGAAGTCATTGTATCCCCACTTTTGCCCCAAGGCCTCTGGGGTGGGTTATCTCATGCCAGTCTCTGTTTTCTCCACAGGGTCAAAGAGGAGGTCAAGTTGGCCTGAGCAGACGTCtccagatctggctcctggccagctttCCCACCTTTCTCCCTTAACCCCtcaagattttatattttctatttctgtgtatttatataaaaatatattaaatataaatatcccgAGGACTAGACAAGAACCAAGGCCCTGAGGCCAGGGTAGCCAAGCTGGGTAAACTCATAGCTGCTGCCCTGCCAGCCATCCCTCCCCAGTTCGATTTTAAATCACAAAAGGCTCCAGGTGTGGGTAGAAGGGAGCTACAAGACACACCAAGGTGTCTCCCTACCAGGTATGGAAAGGTGCCCCCTGTTGAACATTCTAGGAGGGTAGGGGTGGCTGGGTCCTCAGGGACTTCCTATTCTTTCCAGCCCCTAAGGTGACATTAGCCATTTTTAGGTTGGTTCTGTTCTCGTCATACCGTCCCGCTGGCCTCAGGTGAGCCCCAAAACTAGTGCTGCCCGCCCTCGGTCttccccagctctgcaggtggaggctggcgGCCTAGCTTCCTTTTTGagatactattttcatttttgtgcgACTCTTTGTAATAAAATGGTACCTTTCTATACCCACCTGAGCCTCTGTTTCCTGGCAGTCCCTGGGTTGATGTCAGCTCTGAACTCCCTGCCTTCTCGTGTAGGGGCAGGGCAGCCCCCACGACGACAAAGCCCGTAAACTTACCTGCCTTCTAGTTTGCCCTTGAGGTTGGAGGTTAACTAGTTTCCACAAATCTCACCCCATCCCCAGAAGACCAGTCATTAAAGCACCACTAAAGGGACAACATTTATTCCTTTTCCAAAGGTTACAGTAAAACCAGGTGGAAGAGAATGGTTTtagcaattagaaaaaaaaagtacaaatctgGGGTTTGGCCATTAAAAGTTATTTACAACAATGGGAGAAAAAGACAACAAGAAGTTGTTTCACATTACAGACTTCCCCCACCCCAAAGCCTAATACTTGCTTACCAAGTCAAAAAAGAGACACAGTTGATTCACAAGCTGGAGGTTTGAACTTGAGTAAGACATTTATAAAAACCCAGACAGGGGCAATGTCCTCCCCAGCCCAGGTGCCACTAGGCACAGCACAAGAGACTAAAAACTCAACAGGGGGAAGGCTGGACACTCAGGGTTTGGGAGTATAAGCACCCCACTTCTGgctcagggatttggggagtaggGTAAACAGAACCTACTTGGAAAAGAACTGAGGGAGAAAACCAGCAATTGCCttctgcagggtgggggtggggggtcggggagggggctggaccaggagcatTTCACATCACTAACCTAACTTGGGAAAATGTAAGGGACCATCTTCAGCTGGCCTTTCGAGGAAGACCAGATGGCTGATGGGAGAATccacaggagggagaggaggagcggGAAGTGGTtgggagggggcagcagcccCTCCTTTCTGGGCACAGGAAGGCAGCCAGGGCACAGGGTCCAGGCAGTGACCTCACAAGGACAGCACAGTTTTTTGTAGCTTAAGAGATCACCCGCCTGCCCCCACCCAGCTACTCATTCTGCTCGGCGCCGGCCGGTGTAGGGCCACTCTCCGGCCCCGAGGGAGTGGACGGCTCTGCTGCTGCGGGCCCTGCctcctcttctgtgtctcctcccttgcaggcggcgccagcctctgcctccttggcctggggctcctggctctccgGGGTGGCAGCGGCCTTCCCCTCCGGGGCAGTGCCCTCTTCGCTGCAGGCACCGATCTCGCCCTGCTCCTGCTCTTCCTCCgtgggggaggaggcagaagagTCGCCCCCGCCCTCCTTCCGATTTCTCTTGAAGGACAGGCCGCTCAATTTGAAAGGCTTCTTGAAAgagaatttcttcttcttcttggggGTCTCCTTGGGGGGGGCGTCCCCCTTGGCCTCGGCGCCCTGGCTAGGGGGTGCTGGCTCGATCGCGTCGCCAGTGGCCCCAGCTGCCTCATCTGTTCCGTTCACGGGGGGCGACTCCCCTTCACCCTTGGGGGTTAAGTCTCCATTGCTTTTCACGTGGCCATTCTCCTGCAGGGCAGAGGAGACCGCGATGAGGGCCAGggctcttcttcccctccccagcccgctCCTGGCCCCCTCCAGACAACAGGGTCTTCAGCCCCACACCGGGGACCCCTTCAGACATCTGCCTCTCGCCGCTCACAGGCGCGCAAAGGCCATGGCCGGCAGGAGGCGCTGGGGTCCCGgggcccccacccccctcccccggggcgcGCTCTCTATTCCGCACGGAACCGCTCCGGGCCGCGGATCCCGAGCCAGCGGGCGAGCCGCGCTGGGCGACATTGGGCGGGAAGCCGCCCCGGGGCGCTGTCTCTCAGCACCTGGACTGCCTATTTTCCCAGCCTCCTGCTTTGTGTAAAcggcccccccacccaccccaggctcTCCCCACCTCTCGGCACCCCTCCGAAAGAAAAGACCGTGGGCTGCCGAGGTCAGGGCCGGGGGTGGCGCGCCCTCCCCGCCGGGCACCCGCCCCGCGGGCCCTGGGCGCCCCCTCGGCGCGGCCCAGCCGCGCCTTTGTTCCCCGCGCGGCCCTCGGGGCGGCCCGGGGCAccgccgggggccggggccgcgaACAAAGAAGGCGGCGGGGCCCGGCCGGCGCCccttccccgcccctcccctcgctTCGCCCGCGGGGGCTGCGGCGCGGAGAACAAAgggacggggcgggggagggggcgccgcgTGTCCCGGGCCGGACAAAGCGCGCGGCCCCGGCCCGAGGCCCGAGAGGGGCGCGGTGCGAGaggagggggccggggccggtCGTGCCGAGCGCACCCACCTGTCCGTTGGCCTTCGCGGGGGAAGCGCCTGCTGCCTCCTCGGCGGTCACGTCGCCCCGGGGAGCCTTGGAGCTCTGGC containing:
- the MARCKSL1 gene encoding MARCKS-related protein translates to MGSQSSKAPRGDVTAEEAAGASPAKANGQENGHVKSNGDLTPKGEGESPPVNGTDEAAGATGDAIEPAPPSQGAEAKGDAPPKETPKKKKKFSFKKPFKLSGLSFKRNRKEGGGDSSASSPTEEEQEQGEIGACSEEGTAPEGKAAATPESQEPQAKEAEAGAACKGGDTEEEAGPAAAEPSTPSGPESGPTPAGAEQNE